Proteins encoded within one genomic window of Epinephelus lanceolatus isolate andai-2023 chromosome 9, ASM4190304v1, whole genome shotgun sequence:
- the LOC117253049 gene encoding natterin-3-like — MKSVLLLLTLLTLSSASFLDTVTSAAYINDSLLDPELGERIPEISANDSMLTDEAFLFPPPELENRQSQPQPFRIGNLEWQTWRGFLPNGAVSIYNSYTRRYDYVCKYKCEAGFYNPKMGPYCNYPFSRRAHRSAPFEILVNRDNIEFLEWKASSFGKLPQNSVGTCSRGGIYVGKNKFGLGKVHPKSKAFFLPWKRKAYWYKRRYQVLTVSSGIVSEHISDVRYKTDRAKVFQYAPETMRLSAISNRACRNVVKTVMLSEKSQTEHSWETSFTFTVGVTSSIKTRIPFRRDGEFGFSAETTFQTSKGKSVTKENTHSVSVEFDVPPNHYCRTRMVGYKYKADIPYTAQLTRKYRNGQTRWTTITGTYHGVQMGEVWAEVDRCPPVPNASPCH; from the coding sequence ACTCATTACTGGATCCGGAGCTAGGAGAAAGGATTCCTGAAATCAGCGCCAATGACTCGATGCTAACAGATGAAGCCTTTCTCTTTCCTCCCCCTGAGCTCGAGAACAGGCAAAGTCAGCCTCAGCCCTTCAGAATCGGCAACCTGGAATGGCAGACCTGGCGTGGCTTTCTTCCAAATGGAGCTGTTTCAATATACAATAGTTATACCCGCCGCTACGACTACGTCTGCAAATACAAGTGTGAGGCCGGTTTCTACAACCCCAAAATGGGTCCTTACTGCAACTACCCCTTCTCGAGACGAGCACACCGTTCTGCTCCATTTGAGATCCTTGTTAACAGGGATAACATTGAGTTTCTGGAGTGGAAGGCTAGTTCTTTTGGTAAACTGCCCCAGAATTCAGTTGGGACCTGCTCTCGGGGGGGCATTTATGTCGGAAAGAACAAGTTTGGGCTTGGGAAGGTGCATCCTAAATCCAAGGCCTTCTTCCTTCCCTGGAAACGTAAAGCGTATTGGTACAAGAGGAGGTACCAGGTCCTGACCGTCAGTAGCGGCATAGTCAGTGAGCATATCTCTGATGTCAGGTACAAGACTGATAGAGCCAAAGTCTTCCAGTATGCCCCAGAGACCATGCGTCTGTCTGCCATCTCCAACAGGGCATGCCGTAATGTTGTGAAAACAGTCATGCTTTCAGAGAAAAGCCAGACAGAGCACAGTTGGGAAACCAGTTTTACCTTCACTGTCGGTGTCACAAGTTCCATCAAGACCCGCATCCCCTTTCGCAGAGACGGAGAATTTGGGTTTAGTGCTGAGACAACATTCCAGACCTCAAAGGGGAAGTCTGTCACCAAGGAAAACACTCACTCTGTGTCTGTGGAGTTTGATGTTCCACCCAACCACTACTGCAGAACCCGTATGGTGGGATATAAGTACAAAGCAGACATCCCATACACAGCCCAACTGACACGCAAATACCGCAACGGGCAAACCCGCTGGACCACCATCACTGGGACTTACCACGGTGTCCAAATGGGAGAAGTCTGGGCCGAAGTGGACCGCTGTCCACCTGTACCCAACGCCAGCCCTTGTCACTGA